A section of the Pleuronectes platessa chromosome 7, fPlePla1.1, whole genome shotgun sequence genome encodes:
- the nmba gene encoding neuromedin Ba has product MTGTLTRICGAGLLSSFLLISYFAMASSMTLDLTELRNKGLKLKVNPRANLWATGHFMGKKSVVDGSFMESAFEDVNVPAEVRPVSPLRTVEDLQALFILMLEAAQCPLENLDLKRLEETLLEEH; this is encoded by the exons atgacaggcactttgaccagaATCTGCGGAGCGGGACTCCTgtcttctttcctcctcatctCGTACTTTGCCATGGCATCTTCAATGACTCTTGATTTGACTGAGCTGAGAAATAAAGGTTTAAAGCTCAAGGTGAATCCCAGGGCCAACCTGTGGGCAACGg GGCACTTCATGGGAAAGAAAAGTGTGGTGGATGGTTCTTTTATGGAGTCGGCTTTTGAAGATGTAAATGTTCCTGCTGAAGTCCGACCTGTTAGTCCTCTGCGCACAGTGGAAGACCTGCAGGCGCTGTTCATTCTGATGCTTGAAGCCGCTCAATGCCCTCTTGAGAACCTGGATCTGAAAC ggTTGGAGGAGACCCTGCTTGAGGAGCATTAA